The Parashewanella tropica genome window below encodes:
- the queE gene encoding 7-carboxy-7-deazaguanine synthase QueE has translation MQYPINEVFETIQGEGSHTGVPAIFVRLQGCPVGCSWCDTKQTWEQEEHNKVAPEEVIQVDGTIGRWAMHTAESLMLAFEDKGFSAKLVVITGGEPCIHDLTALTQGLHAKGYQAQIETSGTFEVKCDEQTYVTVSPKINMKGGYKVLEQALNRANEIKHPIAKQGHIDELDELLEGIDVSNKTICLQPISQKPRATELAMATCIARNWRLSIQTHKYLDID, from the coding sequence ATGCAATATCCAATCAATGAAGTATTTGAAACCATCCAAGGTGAAGGTAGCCATACGGGGGTTCCTGCTATTTTTGTCAGACTTCAAGGTTGTCCAGTGGGTTGTAGTTGGTGTGATACTAAGCAAACATGGGAACAAGAAGAGCATAATAAAGTTGCACCAGAAGAAGTGATTCAGGTGGATGGCACTATTGGTCGCTGGGCGATGCATACCGCAGAGTCTTTAATGTTAGCTTTTGAAGATAAAGGTTTTTCGGCGAAGTTGGTCGTGATCACAGGTGGTGAGCCTTGTATACATGATTTAACAGCACTAACTCAGGGGTTGCATGCCAAAGGCTATCAAGCCCAAATAGAAACCAGTGGCACCTTTGAGGTTAAGTGTGATGAACAAACCTATGTCACTGTATCACCAAAAATTAATATGAAAGGTGGTTATAAGGTTTTAGAGCAAGCGTTAAATCGAGCGAACGAAATCAAGCACCCAATTGCTAAGCAAGGGCACATTGACGAATTAGATGAGCTTCTTGAAGGCATCGATGTATCAAATAAAACCATCTGTTTGCAGCCGATTAGCCAAAAACCGAGAGCCACTGAATTAGCTATGGCAACCTGTATCGCCCGTAATTGGCGGTTATCTATTCAAACTCATAAGTACTTAGACATTGATTAA
- a CDS encoding VOC family protein codes for MNIHNQVNYLEIPAKDIVATKAFFTQVFDWEFMDFGDEYCSFTGQTVNGGFYLSDTQVSVEKGSPLIVLYSDDLEQTQADIEQAGGTIVQPEFSFPGGRRFHFADPNGNEFAVWAV; via the coding sequence ATGAATATTCACAATCAAGTGAACTATCTCGAAATACCAGCAAAAGATATTGTGGCAACCAAAGCCTTCTTTACCCAAGTTTTTGACTGGGAATTTATGGACTTTGGTGATGAATATTGCAGCTTTACTGGCCAGACGGTAAATGGTGGCTTTTATTTGTCTGATACCCAAGTATCAGTAGAAAAGGGCAGTCCTCTTATTGTGCTATATAGTGATGATTTAGAGCAGACTCAAGCCGATATTGAGCAAGCGGGCGGCACTATTGTCCAGCCAGAATTTTCATTCCCCGGCGGACGACGATTTCACTTTGCTGACCCTAATGGTAATGAGTTTGCTGTTTGGGCTGTTTAA
- the queC gene encoding 7-cyano-7-deazaguanine synthase QueC has product MSNTSKAVIVFSGGQDSTTCLFQAKAHFDEVHAITFDYGQRHKQEIQHAKALANQLDIASHKVMDVSLLNELAISALTRDSIPVSHTLMENGLPNTFVPGRNILFLTLAGIYAYQLGAKTVITGVCETDYSGYPDCRDGFVKAMNSALAQGMDYELELMTPLMWLDKAETWALADKYGALETVRNETLTCYNGIVGDGCGDCPACELRAKGLYHYLHNKDEVMNSLEEKTRAEMAQ; this is encoded by the coding sequence ATGTCTAACACTTCAAAAGCCGTCATCGTCTTTAGCGGCGGTCAAGATTCTACGACTTGTTTATTCCAAGCTAAGGCACATTTCGATGAAGTCCACGCTATCACCTTCGACTATGGACAGCGCCATAAACAAGAGATCCAACATGCTAAAGCGTTAGCAAACCAATTAGATATTGCTAGCCATAAAGTCATGGATGTTTCATTGTTGAATGAGTTAGCCATTTCCGCCCTAACTCGCGATTCTATTCCTGTTTCTCATACCTTAATGGAAAACGGATTACCTAATACCTTTGTTCCGGGTCGCAACATTTTATTTCTAACACTGGCAGGAATTTACGCATACCAACTTGGTGCGAAAACGGTAATAACTGGAGTTTGTGAAACAGACTATTCGGGTTACCCTGACTGTCGAGATGGTTTTGTAAAAGCGATGAACTCTGCTTTGGCTCAAGGCATGGACTATGAGTTAGAGCTTATGACACCACTGATGTGGCTCGACAAAGCCGAGACATGGGCATTAGCTGATAAATACGGCGCACTAGAAACCGTCAGAAATGAAACTCTAACTTGCTACAATGGCATTGTAGGTGATGGTTGTGGTGACTGCCCTGCTTGTGAATTAAGAGCAAAAGGCTTATATCATTACTTACATAACAAAGACGAAGTGATGAACTCATTGGAAGAGAAAACACGTGCTGAAATGGCTCAATAA
- the rrtA gene encoding rhombosortase, with translation MLKWLNKLLPNTLQFALGITAISGVLFLLGLYSGSIDNTLAYQRHDISSGELWRIVTGNFLHSNHWHLLMNLGGLWVILFLHDMHYTRKDVWMLFAAWCVLEGLGLYLFYPSTIGYVGLSGVLHGLFAYGAIMDIRAEMRTGWLLLIGIIMKVAHEQLYGASADVASMINAPVATESHLIGMVSGFVVAAFILASKQLKK, from the coding sequence GTGCTGAAATGGCTCAATAAACTACTCCCAAACACCTTACAATTTGCCCTAGGGATCACTGCTATCTCTGGGGTATTGTTTTTACTTGGCTTATATTCAGGCTCAATTGATAACACCCTTGCTTATCAACGCCATGACATATCTTCAGGTGAACTGTGGCGCATAGTCACAGGTAACTTTCTCCACAGTAATCATTGGCATCTACTGATGAACCTAGGCGGTTTATGGGTAATTTTATTCCTCCATGACATGCACTACACCCGTAAAGATGTATGGATGTTGTTTGCTGCGTGGTGCGTACTTGAAGGACTTGGACTTTACCTGTTTTACCCTTCGACCATAGGTTATGTGGGTTTATCCGGTGTTCTACATGGGTTATTTGCTTACGGTGCGATTATGGATATTCGAGCCGAAATGCGTACCGGTTGGTTGCTGTTGATTGGTATCATCATGAAAGTCGCTCACGAGCAACTATATGGTGCCAGTGCGGATGTTGCTTCAATGATCAATGCACCTGTCGCCACTGAATCTCACCTTATCGGAATGGTTTCTGGGTTTGTGGTTGCTGCATTCATCTTAGCCAGTAAACAACTAAAGAAATGA
- a CDS encoding acylglycerol kinase family protein — translation MAVAGTPYTFTDPDHTLFIVNPAANSGRSTSTFNWIKSGFDFDEETAYSVIQTTPEQTDSGLVVQEWLDNTDCPITPSDGDVLRVFACGGDGTLSPVIRQFHEKRDTVQIGVLPLGTLNDCAHALNLFPKTQNDFLDIIHGTQGASIGSYTIKQLTPEGEPTDNESIAFIDAFAGISRDTLKSKEAADESPDCLARTRWLIGSNMETNLRALSATWRWKGLSIRIVDHEQQELYSGDIGNLAMTTLGFIGDLKLSPSIRPQWYHNDQLRGEVHIAEDGGIFMNVPRLIKLTSAGHRNGCDWSKGFPIEHGKSLTIYDTNNSGNLLELENSQTFEFPFKATWQQNQAVLVAGDPPN, via the coding sequence ATGGCTGTAGCAGGAACACCATACACTTTTACAGATCCAGATCATACACTGTTTATTGTAAATCCAGCTGCAAACAGTGGAAGATCTACCTCCACGTTTAACTGGATAAAAAGTGGTTTTGATTTTGATGAGGAAACCGCTTATAGCGTTATCCAAACGACACCAGAACAAACGGATTCGGGCTTAGTGGTACAAGAATGGCTCGATAACACAGATTGTCCTATTACTCCATCTGATGGTGACGTTTTAAGGGTATTTGCTTGCGGTGGTGATGGTACATTATCTCCTGTTATAAGGCAGTTTCACGAAAAGAGAGATACAGTCCAAATTGGCGTTTTACCATTAGGGACTCTTAATGATTGCGCTCATGCCTTAAACCTTTTCCCCAAAACCCAAAACGATTTTCTGGATATCATTCATGGCACACAAGGTGCGAGTATTGGTAGCTACACTATCAAGCAACTTACACCAGAAGGAGAGCCTACTGATAATGAATCGATAGCCTTTATTGATGCTTTTGCTGGTATTTCTCGTGACACACTAAAAAGTAAAGAAGCAGCAGATGAATCACCAGATTGCCTTGCTCGAACTCGTTGGTTAATTGGTAGTAATATGGAAACAAACTTACGGGCATTGAGTGCAACTTGGAGATGGAAAGGGCTTTCTATTCGAATCGTCGACCATGAGCAACAAGAACTTTATAGCGGTGATATTGGCAACTTGGCGATGACGACTTTAGGATTTATCGGTGACTTGAAACTGAGCCCTTCAATTAGACCTCAGTGGTACCATAATGACCAACTTCGTGGTGAAGTTCATATCGCCGAGGACGGTGGCATATTTATGAATGTTCCTCGCCTTATCAAACTTACCAGCGCAGGCCATAGAAATGGCTGTGATTGGAGCAAGGGCTTCCCCATAGAGCATGGAAAGAGTTTAACCATTTACGACACTAACAATAGTGGTAATCTACTTGAACTTGAAAATAGTCAAACCTTTGAATTCCCATTTAAAGCGACTTGGCAACAAAACCAAGCCGTTCTTGTGGCTGGAGACCCACCAAATTAA
- a CDS encoding FMN-dependent NADH-azoreductase: MNILQINTGIHGRSSKSSILADKILNELGESHSIENHLVRDISLASIPHIDADSFKSFADPICEEKPTLSDVLVKEVMNSDVLVLGVPMYNLGIPSTLKAWIDHIARPRITFRYTENGVEGLLKNKTAIIAAARGGVYQGTDKDVQSIYVKQVLNFLGFENIYFVYAEGMAFGEEQVNKSMASAEQEIKRVSALISNH; this comes from the coding sequence ATGAATATTCTACAAATTAATACCGGAATCCACGGTAGAAGCTCTAAATCAAGCATACTTGCTGACAAAATATTAAATGAACTAGGGGAGAGTCATAGCATTGAAAATCACCTTGTAAGAGATATTTCATTGGCTAGTATTCCGCACATTGATGCTGATAGCTTTAAGAGTTTTGCAGATCCTATTTGTGAAGAAAAACCGACATTATCGGATGTGTTAGTTAAAGAAGTGATGAACAGTGACGTCTTAGTGTTGGGGGTACCCATGTACAACTTAGGTATTCCGTCCACACTAAAAGCTTGGATTGACCATATAGCGAGGCCAAGAATCACATTTCGCTATACTGAAAATGGCGTAGAAGGTTTACTAAAAAATAAAACGGCAATTATTGCAGCGGCTCGTGGTGGAGTCTATCAAGGGACAGACAAAGATGTACAAAGCATTTATGTCAAACAAGTGTTGAATTTTTTGGGTTTTGAAAACATTTATTTTGTTTATGCTGAAGGCATGGCCTTTGGTGAGGAACAGGTCAATAAATCTATGGCAAGTGCTGAGCAAGAAATCAAAAGAGTTTCAGCACTAATTTCAAACCATTAA
- a CDS encoding PACE efflux transporter, producing MTKKERIIHTVLFEAIALTLLTLGAIITTGKDAFSMGGLVVLLTVIAMFWNYGYNLAFDKVVPGNRLSRTKRTRLFHGIGFELGMVILTFPVIMWFLKTDFISVLIMDIGFVTFFFVYAIAFNWLYDIARNRFINA from the coding sequence ATGACTAAGAAAGAACGAATTATTCATACAGTACTATTTGAGGCAATTGCGCTAACACTGCTTACGCTGGGGGCAATTATTACTACTGGAAAAGACGCTTTTTCAATGGGCGGGCTTGTCGTTTTGCTTACTGTTATAGCCATGTTTTGGAATTATGGCTATAACCTCGCTTTCGACAAAGTTGTACCTGGAAATCGCCTATCTAGAACCAAGCGCACCCGATTGTTCCATGGAATAGGGTTTGAACTTGGCATGGTCATTTTAACCTTTCCCGTGATCATGTGGTTCTTAAAAACTGACTTTATCAGTGTTCTGATAATGGACATCGGTTTTGTCACATTCTTTTTTGTCTATGCCATTGCTTTTAATTGGCTATATGACATAGCACGTAATCGATTTATTAACGCTTAA
- a CDS encoding LysR family transcriptional regulator: protein MYNIEHLKMLVFAADLGSFSACARKLGKVQSAVSQGINNLEIDLDIQLFDRSTRKPTLTTEGERIYECAKAILQQSFELEKVAESIHEKEEKIIKIAVDKAVQTPLFNKALQNFSQQYPYTQIELLTIASTDIVNSFYNDNIDVGIMFSDLAFKHEVEICYVGNIKFYPVCHPSSPLADLSIVNDNSLLPYRQIVLRGEQGKELQQFISFSKKLWWSNAFDSMLSMVEQNIGWAYLPSYMVEEKLKEKKLCKIKVSFDHKPWNLPVDIVTKRGNAKGPALSWLFNELKKSYIKLI, encoded by the coding sequence ATGTATAATATTGAGCATTTAAAAATGTTGGTGTTCGCTGCCGACTTAGGTTCATTTTCTGCTTGCGCTCGTAAACTTGGTAAAGTGCAATCGGCTGTTAGCCAAGGCATCAACAACTTAGAGATTGATTTAGATATTCAGCTATTTGATAGAAGCACTAGAAAGCCGACTTTAACGACGGAAGGCGAACGTATTTACGAATGCGCAAAGGCAATTCTTCAACAATCATTTGAGCTAGAGAAAGTGGCAGAATCAATACATGAGAAAGAAGAAAAAATCATAAAAATTGCGGTTGATAAGGCAGTACAGACCCCGCTTTTTAACAAAGCTCTTCAAAATTTCAGTCAGCAATACCCTTACACTCAAATTGAACTTTTAACCATCGCGAGCACAGATATCGTTAACAGCTTTTATAACGACAATATCGACGTCGGTATTATGTTCTCTGATTTAGCGTTTAAACATGAGGTCGAAATATGTTATGTGGGCAATATTAAGTTCTATCCTGTTTGTCACCCTTCTTCACCTTTAGCTGATTTATCTATCGTTAACGATAATAGTTTGCTACCTTATCGCCAGATCGTTTTACGAGGAGAACAAGGAAAAGAATTACAACAGTTTATTTCCTTTTCTAAGAAGTTATGGTGGAGTAATGCCTTTGACTCCATGCTATCGATGGTAGAGCAAAACATAGGGTGGGCTTATTTACCCTCTTACATGGTTGAAGAAAAACTCAAAGAAAAAAAACTCTGTAAAATTAAGGTTTCATTCGATCATAAACCTTGGAATTTACCTGTAGATATAGTAACTAAAAGAGGAAATGCTAAAGGCCCTGCATTATCTTGGTTGTTTAATGAACTGAAAAAATCGTACATTAAGCTTATTTGA
- the uvrB gene encoding excinuclease ABC subunit UvrB, whose product MSDNVFQLESKFKPAGDQPTAITQLVDGLESGIAAQTLLGVTGSGKTFTVANVIAKLGRPTIIMAPNKTLAAQLYGEMKEFFPHNAVEYFVSYYDYYQPEAYVPASNTFIEKDASVNAHIEQMRLSATKALLERRDVVLVASVSAIYGLGDPDSYMKMLLHLRQGDFMGQRDILKRLSELQYTRNDVELQRGTFRVRGEVIDIFPADSDRDAVRVELFDDEIERISEFDPLTGKQTRKLARTTIYPKTHYVTPRETILGATEKIKEELKWRKEELLQNNKLIEAQRITERTQYDLEMMIELGYCSGIENYSRYLSGRAEGDGPPTLLDYLPADGLLVIDESHVTVPQIGAMYKGDRSRKTTLVEYGFRLPSALDNRPLKFDEFENLMPQTIYVSATPSDYEIEKSEGEIAEQVVRPTGLLDPEIEVRPVAIQVDDLLSEVGKRVAVNERVLVTTLTKRMAEDLSEYLDEHGVKVRYLHSDIDTVERVEIIRDLRLGKFDVLVGINLLREGLDMPEVSLVCIFDADKEGFLRSERSLIQTIGRAARNVNGKVILYADRITKSMKKAMDETERRRAKQRTFNEEHGIIPKGVVKRITDVMDVGDSVEEQSAISEYREVAEPKGKYQLRDIAALSREVDALEKQMLEHARNLEFEQAAELRDKVKNLREQMLNAN is encoded by the coding sequence GTGTCAGATAACGTTTTTCAATTAGAGTCAAAATTCAAACCTGCAGGTGATCAACCGACAGCGATTACTCAGCTCGTTGATGGCTTGGAATCAGGTATAGCCGCACAAACCTTATTGGGTGTTACCGGCTCGGGTAAAACATTCACGGTTGCTAATGTAATTGCAAAGTTAGGTCGCCCAACCATCATCATGGCGCCGAATAAAACCTTAGCGGCACAGTTATACGGTGAAATGAAAGAGTTTTTTCCTCACAATGCGGTTGAGTACTTTGTTTCTTACTATGACTACTATCAACCCGAAGCTTATGTTCCAGCTTCCAATACCTTTATTGAAAAAGACGCATCGGTAAATGCTCACATTGAGCAAATGCGTCTGTCTGCCACAAAAGCCTTGTTAGAACGACGAGATGTGGTGCTTGTCGCTTCCGTATCGGCGATTTACGGTTTGGGCGATCCAGATTCTTACATGAAAATGCTGCTTCATCTTCGCCAAGGTGACTTTATGGGGCAGCGAGATATTCTAAAACGTTTAAGTGAACTGCAATACACTCGCAATGATGTGGAGCTACAGCGAGGTACCTTTAGAGTTCGAGGAGAAGTGATTGATATCTTCCCAGCTGACTCAGATAGAGATGCGGTTCGAGTTGAGTTATTCGATGATGAAATTGAGCGCATCAGTGAGTTTGACCCGTTAACAGGAAAGCAAACGCGAAAGTTAGCACGTACTACTATTTACCCGAAAACTCACTATGTGACTCCAAGAGAAACCATTTTAGGTGCCACTGAGAAAATCAAAGAAGAACTCAAATGGCGTAAAGAAGAGTTACTGCAAAACAACAAACTGATTGAAGCTCAACGGATCACTGAGCGCACTCAATACGATTTAGAAATGATGATCGAGCTCGGTTATTGTTCTGGCATTGAGAACTATTCGCGCTATTTATCCGGTCGTGCCGAGGGCGATGGACCACCAACGTTGTTAGATTACTTACCAGCAGATGGTTTGTTGGTGATTGACGAGTCTCACGTTACCGTTCCTCAAATTGGTGCCATGTATAAAGGGGATCGTTCTCGTAAAACCACACTGGTGGAATATGGTTTCCGTCTGCCGTCAGCATTGGATAATCGTCCACTTAAGTTTGATGAGTTTGAAAACTTAATGCCGCAGACGATATATGTATCAGCAACACCAAGTGATTATGAAATCGAAAAAAGTGAGGGTGAAATTGCTGAGCAGGTGGTGCGTCCAACAGGTTTATTAGATCCTGAAATTGAAGTGCGACCTGTTGCTATTCAGGTTGATGATTTACTGTCGGAAGTGGGAAAACGAGTAGCAGTTAATGAGCGAGTGTTGGTGACGACTCTGACTAAACGTATGGCAGAGGATTTGAGTGAATACCTCGATGAGCATGGAGTAAAAGTTCGTTATCTGCATTCTGATATTGATACCGTTGAGCGGGTAGAAATCATTCGTGATCTACGCCTAGGTAAATTTGATGTGTTAGTCGGTATTAACTTATTACGAGAAGGCTTAGATATGCCGGAAGTCTCGCTGGTGTGTATTTTTGATGCAGACAAAGAAGGTTTTTTACGATCAGAAAGATCGCTTATCCAGACTATTGGTCGTGCAGCGCGTAACGTCAATGGTAAGGTAATTTTATACGCTGATCGCATCACTAAATCCATGAAAAAAGCCATGGATGAAACAGAAAGACGTCGAGCAAAACAAAGAACTTTTAACGAGGAACATGGCATTATTCCAAAAGGTGTTGTTAAGCGGATCACTGATGTTATGGATGTTGGTGATAGCGTTGAAGAGCAAAGCGCTATTTCTGAATATCGTGAAGTTGCTGAGCCTAAAGGAAAATACCAACTGAGAGACATTGCAGCATTAAGCCGTGAAGTTGATGCACTTGAAAAGCAAATGCTAGAGCACGCGCGCAACCTTGAGTTTGAGCAAGCCGCTGAGTTACGTGATAAAGTGAAAAATCTACGTGAACAAATGTTGAACGCAAATTAA